The genomic region TTTCGCGCCATATCCAGATCGCCACACCGATTGAAATTGCGCCAGTTAGCGCAACCAACAGCCAACGCTGCGTATCCGATGAGGCCGTTAGCATGCCAAGTGATACGCCGCGATTCTCTACCCAGGTAAAATTGAGGATCGACAAAAGTTCGATTTGCCCGCGCTGAGGCAGTTGCAGCAGCGTGATGATCCAATATTTCGAGATCTGGTCGACGACGAAAATCGTCGCCGCGAGAATATAGCCGAAAAATTGCGGCCGACGGGAAGTGGAATCAGCGCTCATTCGGCCACCATTTGGTTGACACTAGTTGACACTGGTCGGGAGTCGCGCAGCTCAGGCATTGATCGCCTCGGCACAGCGTCCGCACAGTGCACCATCCTCTTCCACATCGGGAAGCAGGCGCCAGCACCGGCCGCATTTGTGATGCTCGGTCTTGTTGATCTCGACCGCATCGCCATCATAGCGCGTGTCGGCAACGATGCAGATTTCGGTAAAGTCCTCGGCATCCATCTCATCCAGTTTCGGCATCGTCACTTCGGCTTCAAGGCTCGACCGGATTACCTTCTCGCGGCGCAGCGGCTCGATGGCTTCGGTCACTTGCTCGCGAGCTGCGCGGATCTTTGCCCATTTTTCGCCGAGCGCTTCATCGCGCCAGCTTGCGTCGATCTCCGGCCATTCTTCCAGATGGATTGACCCGGCATCGGGATAGCGGGTCTTCCAAACTTCCTCGCTGGTGAAGCACAGGATCGGCGATGCATAGCGAACCAAAGCGTGGAAAAGTGTATCAAGAACAGTGCGATAGGCCTGTCTCTTCGCAGACCCTGATGGCAGAGATTCTCCAACATCACAATATAAACAATCCTTGCGGATATCGAAGAAGAAGGCCGACATGTCCTCATTGGCAAAGTCTGTGAGCGCGCGGACATAGCGGGTGAAGGAATAGTCATTCACCGCGTCTCTGAGTGATGCGTCGAGCTCAGCCAGCAGATGCAGCACATAGCGTTCGAGTTCTGGCAGATCGGCCGTCGCCACCTGTTCAGCCTCGGCGTCATAGTCGGACAGGCCGCCGAGCATGTAGCGGAAGCTGTTGCGCAGCTTGCGATACATATCGGTGACGCCCTTGATGATCTCATCGCCGATCCGATGGTCTTCTGTATAATCG from Parasphingopyxis sp. CP4 harbors:
- the lspA gene encoding signal peptidase II, with product MSADSTSRRPQFFGYILAATIFVVDQISKYWIITLLQLPQRGQIELLSILNFTWVENRGVSLGMLTASSDTQRWLLVALTGAISIGVAIWIWREKRGGDVLALGMVLGGAIGNLTDRIRYGYVADFIDLHFGDFQPFLVFNVADASITIGVVILVLRAFLLRDKPEPAETE